Proteins encoded in a region of the Oryctolagus cuniculus chromosome 10, mOryCun1.1, whole genome shotgun sequence genome:
- the KCTD6 gene encoding BTB/POZ domain-containing protein KCTD6 isoform X1: MWRPLCIQLLSGKNKNWSTFEPLRFEGFASLPGTWAPEDAALEQMDNGEWGYMMTDPVTLNVGGHLYTTSLTTLTRYPDSMLGAMFGGDFPTARDPQGNYFIDRDGPLFRYVLNFLRTSELTLPLDFKEFDLLRKEADFYQIEPLIQCLNDPKPLYPMDTFEEVVELSSTRKLSKYSNPVAVIITQLTITTKVHSLLEGISNYFTKWNKHMMDTRDCQVSFTFGPCDYHQEVSLRVHLMEYITKQGFTIRNTRVHHMSERANENTVEHNWTFCRLARKTDE; the protein is encoded by the exons ATGTGGAGGCCTCTCTGTATCCAGCTGCTGAGTGGAAAGAATAAAAACTGGTCCACATTTGAGCCGCTTCGCTTTGAAGGATTTGCAAG TTTGCCTGGCACCTGGGCTCCTGAAGACGCAGCGCTGGAGCAGATGGATAATGGAGAATGGGGCTATATG atgaCTGACCCAGTCACGTTAAATGTAGGTGGACACTTGTACACAACGTCTCTCACCACATTGACGCGTTACCCGGATTCTATGCTTGGAGCTATGTTTGGGGGGGACTTCCCCACAGCCAGAGATCCTCAAGGCAATTACTTCATCGATCGAGATGGACCTCTTTTCCGCTATGTGCTCAACTTCTTAAGAACTTCAGAGTTGACCTTACCCCTGGATTTTAAGGAATTTGATCTGCTTCGGAAAGAAGCTGATTTTTACCAGATTGAGCCCTTGATTCAGTGTCTCAATGACCCAAAGCCTTTGTATCCTATGGATACTTTTGAAGAAGTTGTGGAGCTGTCTAGTACTCGGAAGCTTTCTAAGTACTCCAATCCAGTGGCTGTCATCATCACCCAGTTAACCATCACCACCAAGGTCCACTCCTTACTAGAAGGCATCTCCAATTATTTCACCAAGTGGAATAAGCACATGATGGACACCCGAGACTGCCAGGTGTCCTTTACTTTTGGACCCTGTGATTATCACCAGGAAGTGTCTCTGCGGGTCCACCTGATGGAATACATTACAAAACAAGGCTTCACAATCCGCAACACCCGAGTGCACCACATGAGTGAGCGGGCCAATGAGAACACAGTGGAGCACAACTGGACTTTTTGCAGACTGGCTCGGAAGACAGATGAGTGA
- the KCTD6 gene encoding BTB/POZ domain-containing protein KCTD6 isoform X2, giving the protein MKEKVCNNSLPGTWAPEDAALEQMDNGEWGYMMTDPVTLNVGGHLYTTSLTTLTRYPDSMLGAMFGGDFPTARDPQGNYFIDRDGPLFRYVLNFLRTSELTLPLDFKEFDLLRKEADFYQIEPLIQCLNDPKPLYPMDTFEEVVELSSTRKLSKYSNPVAVIITQLTITTKVHSLLEGISNYFTKWNKHMMDTRDCQVSFTFGPCDYHQEVSLRVHLMEYITKQGFTIRNTRVHHMSERANENTVEHNWTFCRLARKTDE; this is encoded by the exons TTTGCCTGGCACCTGGGCTCCTGAAGACGCAGCGCTGGAGCAGATGGATAATGGAGAATGGGGCTATATG atgaCTGACCCAGTCACGTTAAATGTAGGTGGACACTTGTACACAACGTCTCTCACCACATTGACGCGTTACCCGGATTCTATGCTTGGAGCTATGTTTGGGGGGGACTTCCCCACAGCCAGAGATCCTCAAGGCAATTACTTCATCGATCGAGATGGACCTCTTTTCCGCTATGTGCTCAACTTCTTAAGAACTTCAGAGTTGACCTTACCCCTGGATTTTAAGGAATTTGATCTGCTTCGGAAAGAAGCTGATTTTTACCAGATTGAGCCCTTGATTCAGTGTCTCAATGACCCAAAGCCTTTGTATCCTATGGATACTTTTGAAGAAGTTGTGGAGCTGTCTAGTACTCGGAAGCTTTCTAAGTACTCCAATCCAGTGGCTGTCATCATCACCCAGTTAACCATCACCACCAAGGTCCACTCCTTACTAGAAGGCATCTCCAATTATTTCACCAAGTGGAATAAGCACATGATGGACACCCGAGACTGCCAGGTGTCCTTTACTTTTGGACCCTGTGATTATCACCAGGAAGTGTCTCTGCGGGTCCACCTGATGGAATACATTACAAAACAAGGCTTCACAATCCGCAACACCCGAGTGCACCACATGAGTGAGCGGGCCAATGAGAACACAGTGGAGCACAACTGGACTTTTTGCAGACTGGCTCGGAAGACAGATGAGTGA
- the KCTD6 gene encoding BTB/POZ domain-containing protein KCTD6 isoform X3, producing MDNGEWGYMMTDPVTLNVGGHLYTTSLTTLTRYPDSMLGAMFGGDFPTARDPQGNYFIDRDGPLFRYVLNFLRTSELTLPLDFKEFDLLRKEADFYQIEPLIQCLNDPKPLYPMDTFEEVVELSSTRKLSKYSNPVAVIITQLTITTKVHSLLEGISNYFTKWNKHMMDTRDCQVSFTFGPCDYHQEVSLRVHLMEYITKQGFTIRNTRVHHMSERANENTVEHNWTFCRLARKTDE from the exons ATGGATAATGGAGAATGGGGCTATATG atgaCTGACCCAGTCACGTTAAATGTAGGTGGACACTTGTACACAACGTCTCTCACCACATTGACGCGTTACCCGGATTCTATGCTTGGAGCTATGTTTGGGGGGGACTTCCCCACAGCCAGAGATCCTCAAGGCAATTACTTCATCGATCGAGATGGACCTCTTTTCCGCTATGTGCTCAACTTCTTAAGAACTTCAGAGTTGACCTTACCCCTGGATTTTAAGGAATTTGATCTGCTTCGGAAAGAAGCTGATTTTTACCAGATTGAGCCCTTGATTCAGTGTCTCAATGACCCAAAGCCTTTGTATCCTATGGATACTTTTGAAGAAGTTGTGGAGCTGTCTAGTACTCGGAAGCTTTCTAAGTACTCCAATCCAGTGGCTGTCATCATCACCCAGTTAACCATCACCACCAAGGTCCACTCCTTACTAGAAGGCATCTCCAATTATTTCACCAAGTGGAATAAGCACATGATGGACACCCGAGACTGCCAGGTGTCCTTTACTTTTGGACCCTGTGATTATCACCAGGAAGTGTCTCTGCGGGTCCACCTGATGGAATACATTACAAAACAAGGCTTCACAATCCGCAACACCCGAGTGCACCACATGAGTGAGCGGGCCAATGAGAACACAGTGGAGCACAACTGGACTTTTTGCAGACTGGCTCGGAAGACAGATGAGTGA